A single region of the Leisingera thetidis genome encodes:
- the rsmD gene encoding 16S rRNA (guanine(966)-N(2))-methyltransferase RsmD — protein MRVIAGDFRGRALAAVGKGDAGAHLRPTTDRVRESLFNVLMHTGAIPGARVLDLFAGTGALGLEALSRGAAEVLFVDDGRVSTGLIRKNIDLCRAEERCTLMRRDALKLGQNPGAPFGLIFLDPPYGKGLGEKALAAAVAGGWVADDALVVWEECAPMAAPEGFELQDSRKYGDTHISLMWRQRNSS, from the coding sequence GTGAGGGTCATCGCAGGGGACTTCCGCGGCCGGGCTCTGGCCGCGGTGGGCAAGGGGGATGCGGGCGCCCATCTGCGCCCCACCACCGACCGGGTGCGCGAAAGCCTGTTCAACGTGCTGATGCATACCGGCGCCATTCCGGGCGCCCGGGTGCTGGACCTGTTTGCGGGCACCGGCGCGCTGGGGCTGGAGGCGCTGTCGCGCGGCGCCGCGGAGGTGCTGTTTGTCGATGACGGCCGCGTCTCCACCGGTCTGATCCGCAAGAACATCGACCTCTGCCGGGCCGAAGAGCGCTGCACCCTGATGCGCCGCGATGCGCTGAAGCTGGGGCAGAACCCGGGAGCGCCCTTTGGCTTGATCTTCCTCGATCCGCCCTATGGCAAGGGGCTGGGGGAGAAGGCACTCGCCGCCGCCGTGGCGGGCGGCTGGGTGGCGGATGACGCTTTGGTGGTCTGGGAAGAATGCGCGCCGATGGCCGCGCCCGAAGGTTTTGAGCTGCAAGACAGCCGCAAATACGGCGATACTCATATCTCGCTGATGTGGCGTCAGCGAAACAGTTCGTAA
- a CDS encoding peroxiredoxin → MISVGDQLPDATLTRIGNDGPEPVQLSDKLKGRKVVIFAVPGAFTSTCHSAHVPSFIRTKDQFAAKGVDEIICLAGNDPFVMSIWGDNTGATDAGITMLSDAECTFTEAIGMRLDAPAAGLIGRSLRYAMLVENGEVKILNKEENPGQCELSAGEGLLDSMG, encoded by the coding sequence ATGATTTCTGTTGGAGACCAACTGCCGGACGCGACGCTGACGCGCATAGGAAACGACGGGCCGGAGCCAGTTCAGCTGTCAGATAAGCTGAAGGGGCGGAAAGTGGTGATCTTTGCAGTTCCGGGCGCCTTTACCAGCACCTGCCATTCGGCCCATGTGCCCAGCTTCATCCGCACCAAGGACCAGTTTGCCGCCAAGGGCGTCGATGAAATCATCTGCCTGGCCGGCAATGACCCGTTTGTCATGTCGATCTGGGGCGACAACACCGGTGCAACGGACGCCGGGATCACCATGCTGTCGGACGCTGAGTGCACCTTCACCGAGGCAATCGGCATGCGCCTGGATGCCCCTGCCGCAGGCCTGATCGGCCGCTCGCTGCGATATGCGATGCTGGTCGAGAACGGCGAGGTGAAGATCCTCAACAAGGAAGAAAACCCGGGCCAGTGCGAACTCTCCGCTGGCGAAGGCCTGCTGGACTCGATGGGGTGA
- a CDS encoding GNAT family N-acetyltransferase codes for MNQAQIEIRVLGSLSQIAAEDWDACACPEAADGSRPLDPFTTHKFLNALEESGSVGPGTGWQPQYLTAYQSGRLIACAPLYAKGHSQGEYIFDHNWAHAYEQAGGHYYPKLQMAVPFTPATGRRFLVRPGFDGLGHSALLQGAVQLAADNNLSSLHVTFCTEDEARMGAEMGLMRRTTQQFHWHNDGYADFEGFMRALSSRKRKNIRKERMQAQCFGGDIRVCAGDSLRPEHWEAFWEFYQDTGARKWGAPYLTRQFFDIVHRTMAQDIALILAERNGRYVAGALNFIGRKTLYGRYWGCVENHPCLHFELCYYQAIELAIALGLDRAEAGAQGEHKLARGYLPCQTHSLHWIGDPGFAGAVGRYLEAERAATEEEIEVLTDYGPFRKAHVEEQE; via the coding sequence ATGAACCAGGCGCAAATCGAAATCCGGGTGCTGGGCTCGCTGTCGCAGATCGCGGCGGAGGACTGGGATGCCTGCGCCTGTCCCGAAGCGGCGGACGGCAGCCGGCCGCTGGATCCGTTTACCACCCACAAGTTTCTGAACGCACTGGAGGAAAGCGGCTCGGTCGGGCCGGGCACGGGCTGGCAGCCGCAGTATCTGACCGCCTATCAGTCCGGCCGCCTGATCGCCTGCGCGCCGCTGTACGCCAAGGGCCACAGCCAGGGCGAATACATCTTTGATCACAACTGGGCCCATGCCTATGAGCAGGCGGGCGGGCATTACTATCCCAAGCTGCAGATGGCCGTTCCCTTTACCCCGGCCACCGGGCGGCGGTTCCTGGTCCGCCCCGGTTTCGATGGCCTCGGCCATTCGGCGCTGCTGCAGGGCGCGGTGCAGCTGGCGGCGGACAACAACCTGTCTTCGCTGCATGTGACCTTCTGCACCGAAGACGAGGCGCGGATGGGAGCGGAAATGGGGCTGATGCGCCGCACCACCCAGCAGTTTCACTGGCACAATGATGGCTATGCTGATTTCGAGGGTTTCATGCGGGCGCTGTCTTCGCGCAAACGCAAGAACATCCGCAAGGAACGCATGCAGGCGCAGTGCTTTGGCGGCGATATCCGGGTCTGTGCAGGGGACAGTCTGCGGCCCGAGCACTGGGAGGCATTCTGGGAGTTTTACCAGGACACGGGCGCGCGCAAATGGGGGGCGCCGTATCTGACCCGGCAGTTCTTTGACATCGTGCACCGGACGATGGCGCAGGACATTGCGCTGATTCTCGCGGAACGCAACGGGCGCTATGTGGCCGGGGCGCTGAATTTCATCGGCCGTAAAACGCTTTACGGCCGCTACTGGGGCTGTGTCGAAAACCACCCCTGCCTGCATTTCGAGCTGTGCTACTATCAGGCCATAGAACTGGCCATTGCCCTGGGGCTTGACCGGGCCGAGGCCGGCGCGCAGGGTGAGCACAAGCTGGCGCGCGGCTATCTGCCGTGCCAGACCCACAGCTTGCACTGGATCGGCGATCCCGGCTTTGCCGGGGCCGTCGGACGCTACCTCGAGGCTGAGCGGGCCGCCACCGAGGAAGAGATTGAAGTCCTGACCGATTACGGCCCGTTCCGCAAAGCACATGTGGAGGAGCAAGAATGA
- a CDS encoding RidA family protein — protein sequence MSIEAKLKELGVTLPDAPAPAANYVPYVVAGDMVYISGQISADENGLITGKLGADLDVEAGQAAAKRCAIALLAQLKAACGGDLDRLVRVVKLGAFVNSAPDFTGQPMVVNGASDFLVEALGDIGRHARSAVGSVSLPLGVAVEIDGVFQIK from the coding sequence ATGAGCATCGAAGCAAAACTGAAAGAGCTGGGTGTGACCCTGCCCGACGCGCCGGCCCCGGCGGCCAACTATGTGCCCTATGTGGTGGCAGGCGACATGGTTTACATCTCGGGCCAGATCTCGGCAGATGAAAACGGGCTGATCACCGGCAAACTGGGCGCCGATCTGGATGTCGAGGCGGGCCAGGCCGCGGCCAAACGCTGCGCCATCGCGCTGCTGGCCCAGCTCAAGGCGGCCTGCGGCGGCGATCTGGACCGGCTGGTCCGGGTGGTCAAGCTGGGCGCTTTCGTGAACTCGGCTCCCGATTTCACCGGCCAGCCGATGGTGGTCAACGGTGCTTCCGATTTCCTGGTCGAAGCGCTGGGCGATATCGGCCGCCATGCCCGTTCCGCCGTCGGCTCGGTATCGCTGCCGCTGGGCGTCGCGGTGGAGATCGACGGGGTCTTCCAGATCAAATGA
- a CDS encoding glycerophosphodiester phosphodiesterase family protein, with the protein MKPALPAAFLSGPLAHRALHDAADGRPENSRAAIRAAIAAGYGIEIDLQLSGDGCAMVFHDDDLDRLAEASGPVKARSRDELAATALKGGAGEGIPDLAEVLQIVAGQVPLLIELKDQHGQMGITDGALEQAAAKALQGYHGPVALMSFNPHSVAELARLAPGIPRGIVTSAYDPAEWTELPRAVCDDLRGIPDFERTGAAFISHEASDLTRPRVQALRNEGVPVLCWTVTSPEEEAAARVLADNVTFEQYLPPLTP; encoded by the coding sequence ATGAAACCTGCTCTGCCTGCCGCCTTTCTGAGCGGCCCGCTGGCCCACCGTGCATTGCATGATGCGGCGGACGGGCGTCCGGAAAACAGCCGCGCGGCCATCCGCGCGGCAATTGCGGCCGGCTACGGCATCGAGATCGACCTGCAGCTGTCCGGCGACGGCTGCGCCATGGTCTTTCATGATGACGATCTGGACCGGCTGGCCGAGGCCTCCGGTCCGGTCAAGGCGCGAAGCCGGGATGAGCTGGCGGCAACCGCGCTGAAAGGCGGCGCGGGCGAGGGCATCCCGGACCTGGCCGAAGTGCTGCAGATCGTGGCCGGCCAGGTGCCGCTGCTGATCGAGCTGAAGGACCAGCACGGGCAGATGGGCATCACCGATGGCGCGCTGGAGCAGGCTGCGGCAAAGGCGCTGCAGGGCTACCACGGGCCGGTGGCCTTGATGTCCTTCAACCCGCATTCTGTTGCAGAGCTCGCCCGCCTGGCACCGGGCATCCCGCGCGGAATCGTCACCAGCGCCTATGACCCGGCAGAGTGGACGGAGCTGCCGAGAGCTGTCTGCGATGACCTGCGCGGCATCCCGGACTTTGAGCGGACAGGCGCGGCCTTCATCAGCCACGAGGCCTCTGACCTGACGCGTCCGCGCGTGCAGGCATTGCGCAACGAAGGAGTGCCGGTTCTGTGCTGGACCGTGACATCTCCCGAAGAGGAGGCCGCGGCCCGGGTGCTTGCCGACAATGTGACATTTGAACAGTACCTGCCGCCGCTAACACCTTGA
- a CDS encoding 4a-hydroxytetrahydrobiopterin dehydratase produces the protein MTEKLSDATRGPLLEPLFATGWELVEGRDAITKTFKFGNFADAFGWMTRAAIWAEKWNHHPEWSNVYNKVTVVLTTHDVDGISAQDAKLARKMDGLFGAAQD, from the coding sequence ATGACGGAGAAACTGTCCGACGCCACCCGCGGCCCGCTGCTGGAGCCACTGTTCGCCACCGGCTGGGAGTTGGTGGAGGGCCGCGATGCCATCACCAAGACCTTCAAGTTCGGCAATTTCGCCGATGCCTTCGGCTGGATGACCCGCGCCGCGATCTGGGCCGAGAAATGGAACCACCACCCCGAATGGAGCAACGTCTACAACAAGGTGACTGTTGTGCTGACCACCCATGACGTGGACGGCATCAGTGCCCAGGACGCCAAGCTGGCGCGCAAGATGGACGGGCTGTTCGGCGCTGCCCAGGACTGA
- the map gene encoding type I methionyl aminopeptidase has translation MRSKDGRTTKDGIRIHEPGDFAGMHKAGALAARILDDIAAHVVPGQTTGEIDRLITRMVEDAGATSATIGYKGYQHASCISVNHVVCHGIPGDKKLKDGDILNIDVTVIVDGWFGDTSRMFVAGKINRKAERLIQVTHDSLMKGIEAVKPGNTFGDIGHAIQTYAESLRMSVVRDFCGHGLGQVFHAPPNVLHYGRPGTGPVLEEGMFFTIEPMINLGRPETKILADEWTAVTRDKSLSAQFEHSIGVTAAGAEIFTLSPAGKFHPTYG, from the coding sequence ATGAGATCGAAAGACGGCCGCACAACCAAGGACGGCATCCGCATTCATGAACCCGGCGATTTTGCCGGCATGCACAAGGCGGGGGCGCTTGCCGCGCGCATTCTGGATGACATCGCGGCCCATGTGGTGCCAGGCCAGACCACCGGTGAGATCGACCGCCTGATCACCCGGATGGTCGAGGATGCCGGTGCCACCTCGGCGACCATCGGCTACAAGGGCTATCAGCACGCCAGCTGCATCTCGGTGAACCACGTGGTCTGCCACGGCATCCCCGGTGACAAGAAGCTGAAGGACGGCGATATCCTCAACATCGACGTGACCGTCATTGTCGATGGCTGGTTCGGCGACACCTCGCGGATGTTTGTGGCGGGCAAGATCAACCGCAAGGCGGAGCGGCTGATCCAGGTCACCCATGATTCGCTGATGAAGGGGATCGAGGCGGTCAAGCCCGGCAATACCTTTGGCGACATCGGCCACGCGATCCAGACCTATGCCGAAAGCCTGCGGATGAGCGTGGTGCGCGATTTCTGCGGCCACGGTCTGGGCCAGGTCTTCCACGCGCCGCCCAACGTGCTGCACTATGGCCGCCCGGGCACCGGCCCGGTTCTGGAGGAAGGCATGTTCTTCACCATCGAGCCGATGATCAACCTCGGCCGCCCGGAGACCAAGATCCTGGCGGATGAGTGGACCGCCGTCACCCGCGACAAGTCGCTGTCGGCGCAATTCGAGCATTCAATCGGTGTAACTGCTGCCGGGGCCGAGATTTTCACCCTGTCGCCGGCCGGGAAATTCCATCCGACCTACGGCTGA
- a CDS encoding HAD family hydrolase, with protein MPKTFPTPELVIFDCDGVLVDSEPASNRALADNLARHGLQMTVDQSMAHFVGSTMAGVMEKARSLGAELPDNWTDEICAETFAQLRLGVPLMPGIPDLLARLDAHGIRVCTASNGSEEKMRITLGQNGLWERFHPQAMFSAQSLGVAKPEPGLFLAAASHFGVQARDCLVIEDSGSGVTAAVRAGMRCLGYAPHGGGQKLAALGAEVFRDMAAVPALLSI; from the coding sequence ATGCCCAAGACATTTCCAACCCCGGAGCTGGTGATCTTCGACTGCGACGGCGTGCTGGTGGACAGCGAGCCTGCGTCGAACCGGGCGCTGGCGGACAATCTCGCGCGCCATGGGCTGCAGATGACTGTGGACCAGTCGATGGCGCATTTCGTTGGCAGCACCATGGCGGGCGTGATGGAGAAGGCCCGCAGCCTGGGCGCGGAGCTGCCGGACAACTGGACCGATGAAATCTGCGCTGAAACCTTTGCACAGCTGCGGCTGGGGGTGCCGCTGATGCCGGGAATACCGGATTTGCTGGCGCGGCTTGACGCGCATGGCATCCGGGTCTGTACCGCCTCCAACGGCAGCGAGGAGAAGATGCGCATCACCTTGGGCCAGAACGGGCTGTGGGAGCGGTTCCACCCGCAGGCTATGTTCTCGGCCCAGTCCCTGGGCGTGGCCAAGCCGGAACCGGGATTGTTCCTGGCAGCGGCCAGCCATTTCGGTGTGCAGGCGCGCGACTGCCTGGTGATCGAGGACAGCGGCAGCGGCGTCACCGCCGCGGTGCGCGCCGGCATGCGCTGCCTTGGCTATGCGCCGCACGGCGGCGGCCAGAAACTTGCGGCGCTTGGGGCGGAGGTGTTCCGCGATATGGCAGCGGTGCCCGCGCTTTTGTCGATCTGA
- a CDS encoding HlyD family type I secretion periplasmic adaptor subunit gives MSVESTWPARRPLIIGVLSLLVLVGGFGSWSVLSSISGAVVATGRIEVDRNRQVVQHLDGGIVAEILVDEGDTVAEGDTLIRLDANELASQLVIIEGQLFELMARRGRLEAERDEAEEVAFDPELLAAGQEQPDVKDLVEGQNRLFQARKDTTAREIEQLEKRRSQIEEQIRGIQAQQQSMTVQLDLISEELGNQQSLLDRGLAQAATVLNLRRTQANLEGQLGELVASEAQAEGRITEIDIEILKLGTGQREEAITRLRDLRYQELELAENRRSLQQRLARLDITAPVSGIVYGLQVQTPRSVIRPADPVLYLVPQDRPLVIAAQVAPTDIDQLYTGQEVTLRFSALDQRSTPELFGHVTQVSADAFEDQGSGVSYYRAEIELNPGEQGRLPAGTVLIPGMPVESYIRTADRSPLAYLIKPLADYFNKAFRES, from the coding sequence ATGAGCGTGGAAAGCACCTGGCCCGCACGGCGGCCGCTGATCATCGGCGTTCTCAGCCTTCTGGTGCTGGTGGGCGGTTTCGGCTCCTGGTCGGTGCTGTCATCGATTTCCGGCGCGGTGGTGGCAACCGGGCGGATCGAGGTCGACCGCAACCGCCAGGTGGTTCAGCATCTGGATGGCGGCATCGTTGCCGAGATTCTGGTGGACGAGGGCGACACGGTTGCCGAAGGCGATACGCTGATCCGGCTCGACGCCAATGAACTCGCTTCGCAGCTGGTGATCATCGAGGGCCAGCTGTTCGAGCTGATGGCGCGCCGCGGCCGGCTGGAGGCGGAACGGGACGAGGCCGAAGAGGTTGCTTTTGATCCCGAGCTGCTGGCAGCCGGGCAGGAACAGCCGGACGTGAAAGACCTGGTTGAGGGGCAGAACCGTCTGTTCCAGGCCCGCAAGGACACCACTGCCCGCGAAATCGAGCAGCTGGAGAAGCGCCGGTCGCAGATCGAGGAGCAGATCCGCGGCATCCAGGCGCAGCAGCAATCGATGACAGTGCAGCTGGACCTTATCAGCGAGGAACTGGGCAACCAGCAGTCGCTCCTGGACCGCGGTCTGGCGCAGGCCGCCACGGTGCTGAACCTGCGCCGCACCCAGGCCAATCTCGAAGGCCAGTTGGGCGAGCTGGTGGCCTCCGAGGCGCAGGCCGAGGGCAGGATAACCGAGATCGACATCGAGATCTTGAAACTGGGCACCGGCCAGCGCGAGGAGGCGATCACCCGGCTGCGCGACCTGCGCTACCAGGAACTCGAACTGGCCGAAAACCGCCGCTCGCTGCAGCAGCGGCTGGCGCGGCTGGATATCACCGCGCCGGTCTCCGGCATCGTGTACGGGCTGCAGGTGCAGACCCCGCGCTCGGTGATCCGGCCGGCCGATCCGGTGCTCTACCTGGTGCCTCAGGACCGGCCGCTGGTGATTGCCGCGCAGGTGGCCCCGACTGACATCGACCAGCTGTACACCGGCCAGGAGGTCACCCTGCGGTTCTCCGCGCTGGACCAGCGCAGCACGCCGGAGCTGTTCGGCCATGTCACCCAGGTCTCGGCGGATGCGTTCGAGGACCAGGGCAGCGGGGTGTCCTATTACCGCGCCGAGATCGAGTTGAACCCGGGTGAGCAGGGGCGTTTGCCTGCAGGCACGGTGCTGATCCCGGGGATGCCGGTGGAAAGCTACATCCGCACCGCCGACCGTTCGCCGCTGGCCTATCTGATCAAGCCGCTGGCCGATTATTTCAACAAGGCCTTCCGCGAAAGCTGA
- a CDS encoding NAD(P)/FAD-dependent oxidoreductase produces the protein MSHIVVIGAGQAGSSLVAKLRKDGFDGEITLIGAEDALPYQRPPLSKAYLLGEMELERLFLRPESFYAENNITLKLGRRVTAIDPAAKTVSLGDEVISYDQLALTTGSDPRRLPAAIGGDLDGVYVVRGLTDVDAMAPHVTEGKRALIVGGGYIGLEAAAVCAKRGVQVTLVEMADRILQRVAAPETSDYFRSLHASHGVDIREGVGLERLEGEDGKVARALLSGGETLDVDFVVVGVGITPTSQLAGMAGLELDNGIKVDARGRTSDAAIWAAGDCASFPFQGNRIRLESVPNAIDQAEVAAQNMLGADKDYIATPWFWSDQYDVKLQIAGLNTGYDNVVTRPGEGRQMSFWYYKGGQLVAVDAMNDPRAYMVGKRLIDTGKTADKAVVADPAADLKPLLKA, from the coding sequence ATGTCCCACATCGTCGTGATTGGAGCAGGGCAGGCGGGTTCGTCGCTGGTGGCAAAGCTGCGCAAGGATGGATTTGACGGGGAGATTACCCTGATTGGCGCCGAAGATGCACTGCCGTATCAGCGTCCGCCGCTGTCCAAGGCATATCTGCTGGGCGAGATGGAGCTGGAGCGGCTGTTCCTGCGCCCGGAAAGCTTTTACGCGGAAAACAACATCACTCTGAAGCTGGGCCGGCGGGTGACGGCAATCGATCCTGCGGCCAAGACGGTGAGCCTGGGCGATGAGGTGATCTCCTACGACCAGCTGGCGCTGACCACCGGCTCCGACCCGCGCCGCCTGCCAGCCGCGATCGGTGGCGATCTGGACGGCGTCTATGTGGTGCGCGGACTGACCGACGTGGACGCGATGGCGCCGCATGTGACAGAGGGCAAGCGCGCGCTGATCGTCGGCGGCGGTTATATCGGGCTGGAGGCGGCCGCGGTCTGCGCCAAGCGCGGAGTGCAGGTGACATTGGTCGAGATGGCGGACCGCATCCTGCAGCGTGTCGCAGCGCCCGAGACCTCGGATTATTTCCGCAGCCTGCATGCGTCGCATGGCGTGGACATCCGTGAAGGCGTCGGTCTGGAGCGTCTGGAAGGCGAAGACGGCAAGGTGGCCCGGGCGCTGCTGAGCGGCGGTGAAACGCTGGACGTGGATTTCGTCGTGGTCGGCGTCGGCATCACCCCCACGTCGCAGCTGGCCGGGATGGCCGGGCTGGAGCTGGACAACGGCATCAAGGTCGATGCCCGGGGCCGCACCTCGGATGCCGCGATCTGGGCCGCGGGCGATTGCGCCTCCTTCCCGTTCCAGGGCAACCGCATCCGGCTAGAAAGCGTGCCGAACGCCATCGACCAGGCCGAGGTGGCGGCGCAGAACATGCTGGGCGCGGACAAGGATTACATTGCCACCCCTTGGTTCTGGTCGGATCAGTATGACGTCAAACTGCAGATCGCGGGCCTGAACACCGGCTATGACAATGTTGTCACCCGCCCGGGGGAAGGCCGGCAGATGTCCTTCTGGTACTATAAGGGCGGTCAGCTGGTTGCGGTGGATGCGATGAACGACCCGCGGGCCTATATGGTCGGCAAGCGTCTGATCGATACCGGAAAAACAGCGGACAAGGCCGTGGTGGCCGATCCCGCCGCGGATCTGAAGCCGCTGCTGAAGGCGTGA